In Pan paniscus chromosome 15, NHGRI_mPanPan1-v2.0_pri, whole genome shotgun sequence, the sequence AGAGCACTCTGTCTTGGGAAGAGAAATATCAGCCTGAGACCCAGAAGGAATTTCCAGAGCGAGCTCAGGGGCCAAGACAGCTCTGGGAACAGTCACCTGGTATTTTGTAAGTGTAACATCCTCACAGGGAGAGAGAATAGAAGATTCAAAGTGAGGACCAGTGAGATCAAGCCGGGATGATGGAAACCCAGCCAAACCCACCTTAGGCATCTGCATGGATGGCTCTGAACAAGCCGAAACCTGTTGTAATTCAAAACTTGAGGATTCTGAAGATGATAAAGGAATCGTGGAAAGACCTATGCTAGACTTTGCACCTGGGACTAAACTATCTTTAGGAGTTTTGgtagaagaaaatgaaactttGGGCactttaaaatgcagtttcttaaactttgaatccattccaactTCTCCAACAGCAAGCCCCAAGTTACCATCGCGAGATGGATCATGAAGATCACCTTCATGAACAACAGATTCCACAACGGGAAATGCGGAAGTCTTCTCATGGAATGTAACATTTCCTTCGATTTCAGAGGAAGACATGGAAACTTTCTTTGACGACCATTCAAAACCAGACGTGCTCAGTTTTGGCCCTTGAAACTTACTGTCTTTCCCAGCTACATCCTCGTGGGCCAGGGACAGGTCCCCCTCAAGCTGCACACCATCCAGCATGGATCCTGGGGCCTGGACGTCCATCTCCACACTGGGCAGAGACACCTCCACGTCGGGGGCCATCACCTCTGCCTCTGGGCCTTTCAGGTCCAGCTTGGGGCCCTTGAGGTCCACTTTGGGCATCTTGAAACTGGGCATCTGCACCTTGGGCAGGTGCCCTTTGAGGCCGGCTACCTCGGGCATGTGGCCTTCTGGAAGTTTCAAGTCCACCTGGCTAGCCTGGACCTCCAGGTCGGCGGAAGGGGCCTGAATGCGGAGGTCAGTGGTCTTGAGGTCCCCCTGCATGGAGGGAAGGCTCATGTCGGCCTCCATCTTCGGCGCAGACACATCCACCGAGACCTCGATAGACTTGCCTGGGGACAACATCCCAAAGGATGGCATCTTGAACTTGGGCATTTTCAACTTGCTGTCTTTGGCAGTCACGTCCTTGTCAGCCAGGGACAGGTCCCCCTCCAGCCGCGTACCGTCCAGCTTGGCTCCTGGGGCTTGGATGTCCACCTCCATGCTGGGCAGAGACACGTCCAGGTTGGGGGCCGTCACCTCCACCTTGGGGCCTTTCAGGTCCAGCTTGGGGACATTAACGTCTATCTGGGGACCCTTGAGGTCCACTTTGGGTACCTTGAAACGGGGCATCTGCACCTTGGGCAGGTGCCCTTTGAGGCCGGCTCCCTCGTGCACGGGGCCTTCTTGGAGTTTCACATCCTCTTGGCCAGCCTGGACCTCCAGATCAGTGGAAGGGGGCTGAATGCTGAGGTCAGTGGTCTTCAGGTCCCCCTGCATGGAGGGGAGGCTCACGTCAGCCTCCACCTTCGGCGCAGACACATCCAACGAGGCCTCGATGGACTTGCCTGGGGCAGACACCCCGAACGACGGCATCTTGAACTTGGGCATTTTGAACTTGCTGTCTTTGGCAGTCATGTCCCTGTCGGCTAGGGACAGGTCACCCTCCAGCCGCGCACTGTCCAGCTTGGCTCCCCGGGCCTCGACGTCCACCTCCACGCTGGGCAGAGACACTTCCACGTCGGGGGCCATCACCTCCGCCTTGGGGCCTTTCAGGTCCAGCTTGGGGCCCTTGACATCCACCTGGGGGCCCTTGAGGGCCACTTTGGGCATCTTCAAACTGGGCATCTGCACCTTGGGCAGGTGCCCTTTGAGGCTGGCTCCCTCGGGCAGGGGGCCCTCCGGGAGTTTCATGTCCACTTGGCCAGCCTGGACCTCCAGGTCGGCGGAAGGGGACTGAATGCTGAGGTCAGTGGTCTTGAGGTCCCCCTGCATGGAGGGGAGGCTCACGTCGGCTTCCGCCTTCAGCTCAGACACATCCACGGACGCCTCGATGGACTTGCCTGGGGCCGACACCCCGAATGATGGCATCTTGAACTTGGGCATTTTGAACTTGCTGTCTTTGGCAGTCACATCCTTGTCGGCCAGGGACAGGTCCCCCTCCAGCTGCGCACCATCCAGCTTTGCTCTCGGGGCCTGGACGTCCACCTCCATGCTGGACAGAGACATCTTCACATCAGGGGCTGTCACTTCCGCCTTGGGGCCTTTCAGGTCCAGCTTGGGGCCCTTAACATCTATCTGGGGGCCCTTGAGGTCCACTTTGGGCATCTTGAAACTGGGCATCTGCAACTTGGGCAGGTGCCCTTTGAGGCTGGCTCCCTCGGGCACGGGGCCCTCTGGGAGTTTCACGTCCACTTGGCCAGCCTGGACCTCCAGGTCAGCGGAAGGGGGCTGTATGCTCAGGTCAGTGGCCTTGAGGTCCCCCTGCATGGAAGGGAGGCTCACATCGGCCTCCACCTTCGGTGCGGTCACATCCACTGATGCCTCCATGGACATGCCTGCGGCAGTCACCCCGAACGACGGCATCCTGAACTTGGGCATTTTGAACTTGCTGTCTTTGGCCGTCACGTCCTTGTCGGCCAGGGACATGTCCCCCTCCAGCCGTGCACCATCCAGCTTGGCTCCTGGGGCCTCGACGTCCACCTCCACGCTGGGCAGAGAAACCTCCACATCAGGGGCTGTCACTTCCACCTTGGGGTCTTTTAGGTCCAGCTTGGGGCCCTTGATGTCTATTTCAGGGCCCTTGAGGTCCACTTTGGGCATCTTTAAACTGGGCGTCTGCATCTTGGGCAGGTGTCCTTTGAGGCCGGCTTCCTCGGGCACATGGCCCTCCAGGAGTTTCACGTCCACCTGGCCAGCCTGGACCTTCAGGTCGGCAGAAGGGGGCTGAATGCTGAGGTCAGTGGTCTTCAGGTCCCCCTGCATGGAGGGGAGACTCATGTCGGCCTCCACCTTGGGTGCAGACACATGCACTGAGGCCTCAATGGACTTGCCTGGGGCAGACACCCCAAATGACGGCATCTTGAACTTGGGCATTTTGAATTTGCTGTCTTTGGCAGTCACATCCTTGTCGGCCAGGGACAGGTCCCCGTCCAGCTGTGCACTATCCAGTTTGGCTCTTGGGGCCTGGATGTCCACCTCCACGCTGGGCAGAGACACCTCCACATCAGGGGCTGTGACTTCCGCCTTGGGGACTTTTAGGTCCAGCTTGGGGCCCTTGATGTCCACCTGGGGGCCCTTGAGGTCCACTTTGGGCATCTTGAAACTGGGCATCTCCACTTTGCACAGGTGCCCTTTAAGGCCGGCTCCCTCAGGCATGTGGCCCTCCGGGAGTTTCACATCCACCTGGCCAGCCTGGACCTTCAGGTCGGCAGAAGGGGGCTGAATGCTGAGGTCAGTGGTCTTCAGGTCCCCCTGCGTGGAGGGGAGACTCACGTCGGCCTCCACCTTGGGTGCAGACACATCCACCGAGGCCTCCATGGACCTCCCTGGGGCCGATACCCTGAACGACGGCATCTTGAATTTTGGCATTTTGAACTTGCTGTCTTTGGCAGTCACGTCCTTGTCAGCCAGGGACAGGTCTCCCTCCAGCCGCCCAGCATCCAGCTTGGCCTTCGGGGCCTGGATATCCACCTCCACGCTGGGCAGAGACACCTCGACATCGGGGACTCTCACTTCTGCCTTGGGGCCTTTCAGGTCCAGCTTGGGGCCCTTAACATCTATCTGGGGGCCCTTGAGGTCCACTTTGGGCATCTTTAAACTGGGCATCTCCACTTTGGGCAGGTGCCCTTTGAGACCGGCTCCCTCAGGCACGGGGCCCTCCAGGAGTTCCACATCCACTTGGACAGCCTGGACCTCCAGGTCAGCGGAAGGGGGCTGAACGCTGAGGTCAGTGGCCTTGAGGTCCCCCTGCATGGAGGAGAGGCTCACGTCAGCCTCCACCTTCGGCGCAGACACATCCAGCGAGGCCTCGATGGACCTGCCTGGGGCCGACACCCCGAAGGAGGGCATCTTGAACTTGGGCATTTTGAACTTGCTGTCTTTGGCAGTCACATCCTTTTCGGCCAGGGACAGGTCTCCCTCCAGCCGTGCACCATCCAGCTTGGCTCTCGGGGCCTGGACGTCCACCTCCACGCTGGGCAGAGACACCTCCACATCAGGGGCTGTGACTTCTGCCTTGGGGACTTTTAGGTCCAGCTTGGGGCCCTTGATGTCCACCTGGGGGCCCTTGAGGTCCACTTTGGGCATCTTGAAACTGGGCATCTCCACCTTGGGCAGGTGCCCTTTGAGGCCAGCTCCCTCGGGCACGTGGCCCTCCGGGAGCTTCACATCCACCTGGCCAGCCTGGACCTCCAGGTCTGCAGAAGGGAGCTGAATGCTGAGGTCAGTGGTCTTGAGGTCCCCCTGCATGGAAGGGAGGCTCATGTCGGCCTCCACCTTCGGCGCAGACACATCCACTGAGGCCTTGATGGACTTGCCTGGGGCAGACACCCTGAACGACGGCATCTTGAATTTGGGCATTTTGAACTTGCTGTCTTTGGCAGTCACATCCTTGTCGGCCAGGGACAGGTCCCCCTCCAGCCGTGCACCATCCAGCTTGGCTCCTGGGGCCTCGACGTCCACCTCCATGCCGGGCTGAGACACCTCCACGTCGGGGGCCGTCACGTCCGTCTTCGGGCCTTTCAGGTCCAGCTTTCGGCCCTTGACATCTATCTGGAGGCCCTTGCGATCCACTATGGGCATCTTGAGACTGGGCATCTGCACCTTGGGCAGGTGCCCTTTGAGGCCGGCTCCCTCAGGAACATGGCCCTCTGGGAGCTTCACGTCCATCTGGCCAGCCTGGACCTCCAGTTGGGCGGAGGGGGGCTCAATGCTGATGTCAGTGGTCTTCAGGTCCCCCTGCATGGAGGGGAGGCTCACGTCGGCCTCCACCTTCGGAGCAAACACATCCACCGAGACCTCAATGGACTTGCCTGGGGCAGACACCCCGAACGACGGCATCTTGAACTTGGGCATTTTGAACTTGCTGTCTTTGGCAGGCACATCCTTGTCGGCCAGGGACAGGTCACCCTCTAGCCGTGCACCATCCAGCTTTGCTCTCGGGGCCTCGACGTCCACCTCCACGCTGGGCAGAGACACCTCCACGTCGGGGGCCGTCACCTCCGCCTTGGGGCCTTTCAGGTCCAGCTTGGGGCCCTTAACATCTATCTGGGGGCCCTTGAGGTCCACTTCAGGCATCTTGAAACTGGGCATCTGCACCTTGGGCAGGTGCCCTTTGAGGCCGGCTCCCTCGGGAACGTGGCCCTCCGGGAGTTTCACATCCACCTGGCCAGCCTGGACCTCCAGTTGGGCGGAAGGGGGCTGAATGCTGATGTCAGTGGTCTTAAGGTCCCCTTGCATGGAGGGGAGGCTCACATCGGCTTCCACCTTCAGCTCAGACACATCCACCGACGCCTCGATGGACTTGCCTGGGGCCGACACCCCGAATGATGGCATCTTGAACTTGGGCATTTTGAACTTGCTATCTTTGGCTGTCACGCCCTTGTCGGCCAGGGACAGGTCCCCCTCCAGCCGCGCACCATCCAGCTTTGCTCTCGGGGCCTGGACGTCCACCTCCATGCTGGACAGAGACATCTTCACATCGGGGGCTGTCACTTCCGCCTTGGGGCCTTTCAGGTCCAGCTTAGGGCCCTTAACATCTATCTGGGGGCCCTTGAGGTCCACTTCAGGCATCTTGAAACTGGGCATCTGCACCTTGGGCAGGTGCCCTTTGAGGCCAGCTCCCTCGGACATAGGGCCCTCTGGGAGTTTCACGTCCACTTGGCCAGCCTGGACCTCCAGGTCAGCGGAAGGGGGCTGAATGCTCAGGTCAGTGGCCTTGAGGTCCCCCTGCATGGAGGAGAGGCTCACGTCGGCCTCCACCTTCGGCGCAGACACATCCACCGAGGCCTCGATGGACTTGCCTGGCGCAGACACCCCGAACGACGGCATCTTGAACTTGGGCATTTTGAACCTGCTGTCTTTGGTAGTCACATCCTTGTCGGCCACGGACAGGTCCCCCTCCAGCCACGCACCATCCAGCTTGGCTCCCGGGGCCTCGACATCCACCTCCACGCTGGGCTGAGACACCTCCACGTCGGGGGCCATCACGTCCGTCTTGGGGCCTTTCAGGTCCAGCTTGGGGCCCTTGACATCTATCTGGGGGCCCTTGAGATCTATTTTGGGCATCTTGAAACCGGGCATCTGCAGCTTGGGCAGGTGCCCTTTGAGGCCGACTTCCTCGGGCACAGGGCACTCCAGGAGTTTCACGTCCACCTGGCCAGCCTGGACCTTCACGTCGGCGGAAAGGGGCTGAATGCTGAGGTCAGTGGTCTTGAGGTCCCCCTGCATGGAAGGGAGACTCACGTCGGCCTCCACCTTGGGTGCAGACACATCCACCAAGGCCTCGATGGACTTCCCTGGGGCCGATACCCCGAACGATGGCATCTTGAACTTGGGCATTTTGAACTTGCTGTCTTTGGCAGTCACGTCCTTGTCGGCCAGGGTCAGGTCCCTCTCCAGATGCGCACTATCCAGCTTGGCTCTCGGGGCCTGGACGTCCACCTCCACACTGGGCAGAGACACCTCGACATCGGGGACTCTCACTTCCACCTTGGGGTCTTTTAGGTCCAGCTTGGGGCCCTTGATGTCCACCTGGGGGCCCTTGAGGTCCACTTTGGGCATCTTGAAACTGGGCATCTCCACCTTGGGCAGGTGCCCTTTGAGGCCAGCTCCCTCGGGCACGTGGCCCTCCAGGAGCTTCGCATCCACCTGGCCAGCCTGGACCTTCAGGTCAGCAGAAGGGGGCTGAATGCTGAGGTCAGTGGTCTTCAGGTCCCCCTGCATGGAGGGGAGACTCACATCGGCCTCCACCTTGGGTGCAGGCACATCCACCGAGGCCTCGATGGACTTGCCTGGGGCCGATACCCCGAACGACGGCATCTTGAATTTGGGCATTTTGAACTTGCTGTCTTTGGCAGTCATGTCCTTGTCAGCCAGGGACAGGTCTCCCTCCAGCCGCGCACCATCCAGCTTAGCCTTCCGGGCCTGGACATCCACCTCCACGCTGGACAGAGACACCTCCACATCGGGGGCTGTCACTTCCGCCTTGGGGCCTTTCAGGTCCAGCTTGGGGCCCTTAACATCCTTCTGGGGGCCCTTGAGGTCCACTTTGGGCATCTTGAAACTGGGCATCTCCACCTTGGGCAAGTGCCCTTTGAGGCCAGCTCCCTTGGGCACCTGGCCCTCTGGGAGCTTCATGTCCACTTGGCCAGCCTGGACCTCCAGGTCTGCAGAAGAGAGCGGAATGCAGAGTTCCGTGGTCTTGAGGTCCCCCTGCATGGAGGGGAGGCTCACGTCGGCCTCCACCTTCGGCGCAGACACATCCACCGAGGCCTCAATGGACTTGCCTGGGGCAGACACCCCAAACGACGGCATCTTGAACTTGGGCATTTTGAACTTGCTGTCTTTGGCACTCACATCCTTGTCGGCCAGGGACAGGTCACCCTCCAGCCGCACACTGTCCAGCTTGGCTCCCTGGGCCTCGACGTCCACCTCTACGCTGGGCAGAGACACCTCCACATTGGGGGCCATCACCTCCGCCTTGGGGCCTTTCAGGTCCAGCTTGGGGCCCTTGACGTCCATCTGGGGGCCCTTGAGGGCCACTTTGGGCATCTTCAAACTGGGCATCTGCGCCTTGGGGAGGTGCCCTTTGAAGCCGGCTCCCTCGGGCAGGGGGCCCTCCGGGAGTTTCACGTCCACTTGGCCAGCCTGGACCTCCAGGTCGGCGGAAGGGGACTGAATGCTGAGGTCAGTGGTCTTGAGGTCCCCCTGCATGGAGGGGAGGCTCACATCAGCTTCCACCTTCGGCTCAGACACATCCACCGAGGCCTCGATGGACTTGCCTGGGGCCGATACCCCGAATGATGGCATCTTGAACTTGGGCATTTTGAACTTGCTGTCTTTGGCAGTCACCTCCTTGTCAGCCAGGGACAGGTCCCCCTCCAGCTGCGCACCATCCAGCTTTGCTCTCGGGGCCTGGACCTCCACCTCCATGCTGGACAGAGACATCTTCACATCAGGGGCTGTCACTTCCGCCTTGGGGCCTTTCAGGTCCAGCTTGGGGCCCTTAACATCTATCTGGGGGCCCTTGAGGTCCACTTTGGGCATCTTGAAACTGGGCATCCGCACTTTGGGCAGGTGCCCTTTGAGTCCGGCTCCCTCGGACACAGGGCCCTCCGGGAGTTTCACGTCCACTTGGCCAGCATGGACCTCCAGGTCAGCGGAAGGGGGCTGTATGCTCAGGTCAGTGGCCTTGAGGTCCCCTTGCATGGAGGGGAGGCTCACGTCGGCCTCCACCTTCAGCGCAGACACATCCACTGAGGCCTCGATGGACTTGCCTGGGGCAGACACCCCGAAGGAGGGCATCTTGAACTTGGGCATTTTGAACTTGCTGTCTTTGGTAGTCATGTCCTTGTCAGCCAGGGACATGTCCTCCTCCAGCTGTGCACCATCCAGCTTGGCTCCTGGGGCCTCAACGTCCACCTCCACACTGGGCAGAGAAACCTCCACATCAGGGGCTGTGACTTCCACCTTGGGGTCTTTTAGGTCCAGCTTCGGGCCCTTGATGTCTATTTCAGGGCCCTTGAGGTCCAATTTGGGCACCTTGAAACTGGGCATCTGAAGCTTGGGCAGGTGCCCTTTGAGGCCGGCTCCCTCGGGCACGGGGCCCTCCGGGAGTTTCACGTCCAATTGGCCAGCCTGGAGCTCCAGGTCAGTGGAAGGGGGCTGAATGCTGAGGTCAGTGGTCTTGAGGTCCCCCTGCATGGAGGGGAGGCTCATGTCGGCCTCCACCTTGGGTGCAGACAGGTCCACGGAGGCCTCGATGGACTTGCCTGGGGCAGACACCCCGAAGGAGGGCATCTTGAACTTGGGCATTTTGAACTTGCTGTCTTTGGTAGTCATGTCCTTGTCAGCCAGGGACATGTCCTCCTCCAGCTGTGCACCATCCAGCTTGGCTCCTGGGGCCTCGACGTCCACCTCCACACTGGGCAGAGAAACCTCCACATCAGGGGCTGTGACTTCCACCTTGGGGTCTTTTAGGTCCAGCTTCGGGCCCTTGATGTCTATTTCAGGGCCCTTGAGGTCCAATTTGGGCACCTTGAAACTGGGCATCTGAAGCTTGGGCAGGTGCCCTTTGAGGCCGGCTCCCTCGGGCACGGGGCCCTCCGGGAGTTTCACGTCCAATTGGCCAGCCTGGAGCTCCAGGTCA encodes:
- the AHNAK2 gene encoding protein AHNAK2 isoform X4, giving the protein MCDCFHMVLPTWPGTPGSVSGRQLQPGEPGAETEDDHSVTEGPADEVIRPRPQGSSPVYEYTTEAADFGLQAVQEATEVTLKTEVEAGASGYSVTGGGDQGIFVKQVLKDSSAAKLFNLREGDQLLSTTVFFDNIKYEDALKILQYSEPYKVQFKIRRQLPAPQDEEWASSDAQHGPQGKEKEDTDVADGCRETPTKTLEGDGDQERLISKPRVGRSRQTQRERLSWPKFQSIKSKRGPGPQRSHSSSEAYEPRDAHDVSPTSTDTEAQLTVERQEQKAGPGSQRRRKFLNLRFRTGSGQGPSSTGQPGRGSQSGVGRAGVLEELGPWGVSLEDTGAATGSRREERAEQDREVMPAQSMQLPTELGDPRLCEGTPQEGGLRAARLHGKTLEGQAQETAVAQRKPRAQPTPGMSWEGEGEGLQSLEIGIARLSLRDTTEGGTQIGPPEIMVRIHDLKTPKFAFSTEKEPEGERRLSTPQRGKRQDASSKAGTGLKGEEVEGAGWVPGREPPTHAEAQEGEGDGEEGLQRTGITEEQDKGGEDTEGQIRMPKFKIPSLGWSPSKHTKTGREKATEDTEQGKEGEATATADRREQRRTEEGLKDKEDSDSMTNTTKIQLIHDEKRLKKEQILKEKEVATKDSKFKMPKFKMPSFGASAPVKSMEASVDVSALKVEADVSLPSMQGDLKTTDLSVQTPSAHLEVQDGQVDMKLSEGPLPEGASLKGHLPKVQRPSLKMPKVDLKGPKLDLKGPKADITACDVDVSLPRVEVDVQAPGAKLDGAQLEGDLSLADKDVTAKDRKFKMPKFKMPSFGVSAPGKSMEDSVDVSAPKVEADVSLSSMQGDLKATDLSIQPPSADLEVQAGQVDVKIPEGPVPEGAGPKVHLPKVEMPSFKMPKVDLKAPQIDVKGPKLDLKGPKAEVTAPDGEVSLPSMEVDVQAPKAKLDSAQLDGDLSLADKDVTAKDSKFKMPKLKMPSFGVSAPGKSIKASVDVSAPKVEADVSLPSTQGDLKTTDLSIQPPSADLKVQAGQVDVKLLEGHVPEGAGLKGHLPKVEMPSFKMPKVDLKGPQVDVKGPKLDLKDPKVEVRVPDVEVSLPSVEVDIQAPRAKLDSAQLEGDLSLADKDVTAKDSKFKMSKFKMPSFGVTAPGKSIEATVDVSAPKVEADMSLPSMQGDLKATDLSTQSPSADLKVQAGQVDVKLLEGPVPEGAGLKGHLPKVQMPSFKMPKVDLKGPQVDVKGPKLDLKSPKAEVTAPDVEVSLPSVEVDLQAPRAKLDGAQLEGYLSLADKDVTAKDSKFKMPKFKMPSFGVSAPGKSIEASVAVSAPKVEADVSLPSMQEELKTTDLSIQPPSADLKVQAGQVDVKLLEGPVPEGAGLKAHLPKVQIPSFKMPKVDLKGPQVDVKGPKLDLKSPKAEVTSPDVEVSLPSVEVDLQAPRAKLDGAQLEGDLSLADKDVTAKDSKFKMPKFKMPSFGVSAPGKSIEPSVDVSAPKVEADVSLPSMQEELKTTDLSIQPPSADLKVQAGQVDVKLPEGYMPKGTGLKGHLPKVQVPSFKMPRVDLKGPQIDVKGPKLDLKGPKAEVTAPDMEVSLPSVEVDIEAPGAKLDSARLEGDLSLADKDVTAKDSRFKMPKFKMPSFGASAPGKSIEASVDVSMPKVEADVSLPSMQGDLKTTDLSIQPPSADLEVHAGQVDVKLLEGHVPEGAGFKGHLPKVQMPSLKMPKVDLKGPQVEVRGPKLDLKGPKAEVTAHDVAVSLPSVEVDIQAPGAKLDGAQLDGDLSLADKDVTAKDSKFKMPKFKMPSFGVSAPGKSIEASVDLSAPKVEADMSLPSMQGDLKTTDLSIQPPSTDLELQAGQLDVKLPEGPVPEGAGLKGHLPKLQMPSFKVPKLDLKGPEIDIKGPKLDLKDPKVEVTAPDVEVSLPSVEVDVEAPGAKLDGAQLEEDMSLADKDMTTKDSKFKMPKFKMPSFGVSAPGKSIEASVDLSAPKVEADMSLPSMQGDLKTTDLSIQPPSTDLELQAGQLDVKLPEGPVPEGAGLKGHLPKLQMPSFKVPKLDLKGPEIDIKGPKLDLKDPKVEVTAPDVEVSLPSVEVDVEAPGAKLDGAQLEEDMSLADKDMTTKDSKFKMPKFKMPSFGVSAPGKSIEASVDVSALKVEADVSLPSMQGDLKATDLSIQPPSADLEVHAGQVDVKLPEGPVSEGAGLKGHLPKVRMPSFKMPKVDLKGPQIDVKGPKLDLKGPKAEVTAPDVKMSLSSMEVEVQAPRAKLDGAQLEGDLSLADKEVTAKDSKFKMPKFKMPSFGVSAPGKSIEASVDVSEPKVEADVSLPSMQGDLKTTDLSIQSPSADLEVQAGQVDVKLPEGPLPEGAGFKGHLPKAQMPSLKMPKVALKGPQMDVKGPKLDLKGPKAEVMAPNVEVSLPSVEVDVEAQGAKLDSVRLEGDLSLADKDVSAKDSKFKMPKFKMPSFGVSAPGKSIEASVDVSAPKVEADVSLPSMQGDLKTTELCIPLSSADLEVQAGQVDMKLPEGQVPKGAGLKGHLPKVEMPSFKMPKVDLKGPQKDVKGPKLDLKGPKAEVTAPDVEVSLSSVEVDVQARKAKLDGARLEGDLSLADKDMTAKDSKFKMPKFKMPSFGVSAPGKSIEASVDVPAPKVEADVSLPSMQGDLKTTDLSIQPPSADLKVQAGQVDAKLLEGHVPEGAGLKGHLPKVEMPSFKMPKVDLKGPQVDIKGPKLDLKDPKVEVRVPDVEVSLPSVEVDVQAPRAKLDSAHLERDLTLADKDVTAKDSKFKMPKFKMPSFGVSAPGKSIEALVDVSAPKVEADVSLPSMQGDLKTTDLSIQPLSADVKVQAGQVDVKLLECPVPEEVGLKGHLPKLQMPGFKMPKIDLKGPQIDVKGPKLDLKGPKTDVMAPDVEVSQPSVEVDVEAPGAKLDGAWLEGDLSVADKDVTTKDSRFKMPKFKMPSFGVSAPGKSIEASVDVSAPKVEADVSLSSMQGDLKATDLSIQPPSADLEVQAGQVDVKLPEGPMSEGAGLKGHLPKVQMPSFKMPEVDLKGPQIDVKGPKLDLKGPKAEVTAPDVKMSLSSMEVDVQAPRAKLDGARLEGDLSLADKGVTAKDSKFKMPKFKMPSFGVSAPGKSIEASVDVSELKVEADVSLPSMQGDLKTTDISIQPPSAQLEVQAGQVDVKLPEGHVPEGAGLKGHLPKVQMPSFKMPEVDLKGPQIDVKGPKLDLKGPKAEVTAPDVEVSLPSVEVDVEAPRAKLDGARLEGDLSLADKDVPAKDSKFKMPKFKMPSFGVSAPGKSIEVSVDVFAPKVEADVSLPSMQGDLKTTDISIEPPSAQLEVQAGQMDVKLPEGHVPEGAGLKGHLPKVQMPSLKMPIVDRKGLQIDVKGRKLDLKGPKTDVTAPDVEVSQPGMEVDVEAPGAKLDGARLEGDLSLADKDVTAKDSKFKMPKFKMPSFRVSAPGKSIKASVDVSAPKVEADMSLPSMQGDLKTTDLSIQLPSADLEVQAGQVDVKLPEGHVPEGAGLKGHLPKVEMPSFKMPKVDLKGPQVDIKGPKLDLKVPKAEVTAPDVEVSLPSVEVDVQAPRAKLDGARLEGDLSLAEKDVTAKDSKFKMPKFKMPSFGVSAPGRSIEASLDVSAPKVEADVSLSSMQGDLKATDLSVQPPSADLEVQAVQVDVELLEGPVPEGAGLKGHLPKVEMPSLKMPKVDLKGPQIDVKGPKLDLKGPKAEVRVPDVEVSLPSVEVDIQAPKAKLDAGRLEGDLSLADKDVTAKDSKFKMPKFKMPSFRVSAPGRSMEASVDVSAPKVEADVSLPSTQGDLKTTDLSIQPPSADLKVQAGQVDVKLPEGHMPEGAGLKGHLCKVEMPSFKMPKVDLKGPQVDIKGPKLDLKVPKAEVTAPDVEVSLPSVEVDIQAPRAKLDSAQLDGDLSLADKDVTAKDSKFKMPKFKMPSFGVSAPGKSIEASVHVSAPKVEADMSLPSMQGDLKTTDLSIQPPSADLKVQAGQVDVKLLEGHVPEEAGLKGHLPKMQTPSLKMPKVDLKGPEIDIKGPKLDLKDPKVEVTAPDVEVSLPSVEVDVEAPGAKLDGARLEGDMSLADKDVTAKDSKFKMPKFRMPSFGVTAAGMSMEASVDVTAPKVEADVSLPSMQGDLKATDLSIQPPSADLEVQAGQVDVKLPEGPVPEGASLKGHLPKLQMPSFKMPKVDLKGPQIDVKGPKLDLKGPKAEVTAPDVKMSLSSMEVDVQAPRAKLDGAQLEGDLSLADKDVTAKDSKFKMPKFKMPSFGVSAPGKSIEASVDVSELKAEADVSLPSMQGDLKTTDLSIQSPSADLEVQAGQVDMKLPEGPLPEGASLKGHLPKVQMPSLKMPKVALKGPQVDVKGPKLDLKGPKAEVMAPDVEVSLPSVEVDVEARGAKLDSARLEGDLSLADRDMTAKDSKFKMPKFKMPSFGVSAPGKSIEASLDVSAPKVEADVSLPSMQGDLKTTDLSIQPPSTDLEVQAGQEDVKLQEGPVHEGAGLKGHLPKVQMPRFKVPKVDLKGPQIDVNVPKLDLKGPKVEVTAPNLDVSLPSMEVDIQAPGAKLDGTRLEGDLSLADKDVTAKDSKLKMPKFKMPSFGMLSPGKSIEVSVDVSAPKMEADMSLPSMQGDLKTTDLRIQAPSADLEVQASQVDLKLPEGHMPEVAGLKGHLPKVQMPSFKMPKVDLKGPKLDLKGPEAEVMAPDVEVSLPSVEMDVQAPGSMLDGVQLEGDLSLAHEDVAGKDSKFQGPKLSTSGFEWSSKKVSMSSSEIEGNVTFHEKTSAFPVVESVVHEGDLHDPSRDGNLGLAVGEVGMDSKFKKLHFKVPKVSFSSTKTPKDSLVPGAKSSIGLSTIPLSSSESSSFELQQVSACSEPSMQMPKVGLAGFPSSRLDLTGPHFESSILSPCEDVTLTKYQVTVPRAVLAPELALEIPSGSQADISLPKTECSADLQPPEGVPTSQAESHSGPLNSMIPVSLGQVSFPKFYKPKFVFSVPQMAVPEGDLHAAVGAPVMSPLSPGEGVQCPLPSTQLPSLGTSVSQSPEELVASLQTSVVAPGEAPSEDADHEGKGSPLKMPKIKLPSFRWSPKKETGPKVDPECSVEDSKLSLVLDKDEAAPQSAIHMDLPPERDGEKGRSTKPGFAMPKLALPKMKASKSGVSLPQRDVDPSLSSATAGGSFQDTEKASSDGGRGGLGATASATGSEGVNLHRPQVRIPSLGFAKPDLRSSKAKVEVSQPEADLPLPKHDLSTEGDSRGCGLGDVPASQPCGEGIAPTPEDPLQPSCRKPDAEVLTVESPEEEAMTKDSQEIWFKMPKFRMPSLRRSFKDRGGAGKLEVAQTQALAATGGEAAAKVKEFLVSGSNVEAAMSLQLPEADAEVTASESKSSTDILRCDLDSTGLKLHLSTAGMTGDELSTSEVRIHPSKGPLPFQMPGMRLPETQVLPGEIDETPLSKPGHDLVSMEDKTEKWSSQPEGPLKLKASSTDMPSQISVVNVDQLWEDSVLTVKFPKLMVPRFSFPAPSSEDDVFIPTVREVQCPEANIDTALCKGSPGLWGASILKAGAGVPGEQPVDLNLPLEAPPISKVRVHIQGAQVESQEVTIHSIVTPEFVDLSVPRTFSTQIVRESEIPTSEIQTPSYGFSLLKVKIPEPHTQARVYTTMTQHSRTQEGTEEAPIQATPGVDSISGDLQPDTGEPFEMISSSVNVLGQQTLTFEVPSGHQLADSCSDEEPAEILEFPPDDSQEATTPLADEGRAPKDKPESKKSGLLWFWLPNIGFSSSVDETGVDSKNDVQRSAPIQTQPEARPEAELPKKQEKAGWFRFPKLGFSSSPTKKSKSTEDEAELEEQKLQEETITFFDARESFSPEEKEEGELIGPVGTGLDSRVMVTSAARTELILPEQDRKADDEGKGSGLGPNEG